CATTTTATTTGTAAGGAGTGTAGTGAGATTGTTTAGTTTCCCAATCGATATGAATAGCTTGTTTGGAAATCAATTGAATGACTTCAATATACAAGAAAAACATGTTTACTTTTAACGGAATATGTCCAAGGTGCAGTAAATAAATCCCACAAAATACCCCTAGACTAATATCTAGGGGTATTTTGTAATCGGATAATAATAATTTAACTACTCCATTATAACTTTTTATGCCATCTTGTTGATTATTTGCCTTAAGATAGGTATCATTCATTGTATTCTATCACTTCTTCTTCAGCTTTACCTCTTCTTTTGAATTCCAATAGTCACGGCCATAATCTAAGTCTCTCTTTTAACTGCATCACTTAAGTTTGTATATAGTAGAAAATAATCTTCTTTACTTTCAATATATATTTCCTTCATCAAGTAATTGAAAAGCTAAATGATATCCCGAGTACTGAAATCTCTTGTGGAAGGATTATTGATACTTGTTTTTAAATGCGATAAAATTAGCTTCATCTTCTTTTGCAAATCCTCTTTGGTGTGCCATTTCATGGTTTATCGTTGATAATAGATTATGATATGGGATATTCTGTATTTATATCTTGGTTCAAAAGTATAAAGGGAAATATATGCCCTATTATTCCTGTATAGCTCATGTAATATGAGATTAATATAGGTTTAGCATTGCTAAAATTTCCACTTAAATACAAGTCTCCAAATACAAGATCCTCAAAACCAAATCTTGACTTTGCGATACTGCTTTAGCCTTATGGAAGTCTTCATCAATGAGAAATACTCCATTAGCATCCTCAATTGAAATCTTCTCTTATAATGTTTAATTCGTCTATTACTTCAGATGCTAAATTCTTTAGTTCTTCGAAGGTTCCTGGTTCTTTGTTCATTTGTGCTATATCCATTAAATCCATACGATAATAATTAAATCCCCAAAGTATATAAAAAAGAATATATACAGTTGCTAATGCCCTAACAATCCAATGTAAGATTTTGAATATATTATTAACTAAAAGTATTGGCTTGAAAATGAATAATATAATAGATACAAAAAAGCCTATAACTAATGCTATTAAGGATAGTTCTCCTAAGGAAAAAGGGATTATTCTATTTATTAAGCCAATACTTTTAGCCATAGAGGGGTATATTGTTGAGGAATAGTATTTTTCAACAAAAAAAAAGAGGTGTACGAGAAAAATATAATCAATAAAATCCTAATAAAAAGAGCAAGTCCCAAAAATGATAATGTAATTGGCCACATACCATTTTGGGATTTTGACTTGCTTCTTGAGATGAGATTAAACCGTTGAAAGTCTCCATTATACAGCCCCCTTTTATTTATTATATAACAGAAAATTCTTTAAGAGTGTTACAATTGTGTTAATATTACATTAAAAAACACATATCATCTAAGAAGTAGCACGTGGGACAGAAACCCCTGTAGAATTCTGGTTTATAATTTAGTCTGACTGTTACTTCTTAATTCAACTGACTTTAATAAGATAATATACTATTAAATGGAAGTGGATAAGCTATATAAAAAAAGATATTGCAACACTTTTGTTTTTAGGTCCCAACTCCCATTATAGAAATACAAGAAAGGTAATGCCAGTAGTGCGAAATGTTGATTGAATGAAAGTGTTAAAAGATTAGTAATAAACAATATTAAAGCAACCCTAGTTAAATCTAATTGCATTAGGATGAGATTTCTAGTATAATGAAAAGCAAGAATATAGATTATTCCTATAAAACTATAATCAACACCTAGAAATGATTGCTGTGATTCCAGCAAGGGAGTAATACATTATATCCTTCTTTTATTCTATATTTTTCAGGATTATCAAGTACAATACATGGTCCCTAAACCAATTAATAGGGTAAAGAAAATGTTTTGGTGAGTAAGTCCAATTTCTCCATAGAAGGCTAAATCAAAAAGCAATACTTTCTGGATTATAAGTGCAAATATAAATAATCTCTTAGCATATTTTTTTATATCTTTAGTATGAAAATATCCTTCTACTAATAAGAAAACAGTAGATAGGGAAGGCTATTTCTACCAATTATCCTATAAATATCTACACCTTTACTGAAATATCGCACCATAATGGTCAACCATCATAGTCAATAGAGCTATTATTTTTTAAGGCAAATACACTCATTTTCTTCCCTCCATTTCAACATTAGTCATCCTGATAATGTAGCAAGTATAAAAATATGCTATCAGAAGGATCTTGGGTTAAACCCTAGATTCTTCACTTATGTTCAGAATGACAGATATTTTCCATATCTATAGTATATCTTTATATAGTAATTTCTTTAAAATAAAATATTTTGTAGTAAAACCAGATTCCCAATCGTGTATATAGTAAAAGGTTAAGGATAAAAGATTTGTTGAATAAATATAAAAGGATTCCATTCAGTCAATGTAGAATATAGTATTGACTTGCCAATTAGTCTTCTTATTCAGCAATGCTCAAAAGGGGAAGAATTGATCTTTGTTATAATGTTGTATTTGTAGATATTGACGAAGTAGATAGAATCTATGTATCGTAAAGTGTAAATTTAGTATTTATTATAAGGAGGTAGTATGGGAGCAAACAGT
The DNA window shown above is from Tissierella sp. Yu-01 and carries:
- a CDS encoding DUF3810 family protein; translated protein: MAKSIGLINRIIPFSLGELSLIALVIGFFVSIILFIFKPILLVNNIFKILHWIVRALATVYILFYILWGFNYYRMDLMDIAQMNKEPGTFEELKNLASEVIDELNIIREDFN